The Populus trichocarpa isolate Nisqually-1 chromosome 18, P.trichocarpa_v4.1, whole genome shotgun sequence genomic interval ATCGGTAACTGCCTTGCCATAGTGTCCAACAACAGCCAGGGACACGTCAGTAATGTTCAGTGATTGGAGCTTCAGCTTTGTCAAAACATTTGAGGCAGAAGATACGAGGGCTGCAATTCCCTGATCCCCAACACCTGGGCAGTTTGTGATTGAAATGGACTTTAGATTGGTGCAATGCTTGCCAACAGCCTGCAGACCTTCATTGCCAATGTTTGAGCAAGATTCTAACACTAGATCGGTCAGATTGATGCAGTTTTTTGCAATTGCAAGCAAACCCTTGTCAGTAATTGCGGGGCATTGGGAAAGATCTAGCTTCTCCAGCATGTGACAGCCATTGGAAATCTCTGATAAACCTTCATCCCCGACAGAAGGCAAATTCCACAGGGAAAGAACCTTCAGAGAAGGGCATCCACGGGCAATTGCTCTGAGGCCAACCTTTGTCACTCCTTGACTAGAATTGCTTCCACGGATAAAAAGCTTGCCCAATCCTCCACAATTAGCAGTTCCAACAGCAATAGCAGCAAGTCTAATATCTGTGGCCTTTTTCCCCTCCAAGCTCCTGGACAAGCATCCATCACCTTCAATTTCCTCATCCTCAATCTTGCTTTTCACCTCAGTGTTCTTTACAGCTGATCTATTCTGGCTGCAAAGTTCATCCCTGCATATGCTGCTTAGAAGAATAAGCCAACGCTTTGAAACACAGGCACAGGCACTTCTCTCTTCACCCCCGGGCAAACGTCTGAAGATTTCGAAGAGGCATTCATCTGGCAAAACTTCAATAGAAGCTTGCTTTTTCTGCTCAAATCTCTCCTCAGAAAAGACAAATGGAGCACTGATGCGAGACCTCTTGCGTGAAGGAAAGTACACGTCCACAGGAAGACCAAGGGACAAGAAGAGGCTCGGCTCCTTGGGGTTAGTGTATATTGGCCCCCCAggacaaaaatcattttcacctggaaaaccaaaatcaataacTTCCATTAATAAAGTAAATCCAGCTAGTACATATCGaagaaatacaataaatttactGTAATCAGAATTCTCCACAACCCATAAGCACAAGTGTTTAAGTTGATAATTGATTCCTTTTACAGCTAAAGACCAAGACCTTTTATGTGTTTCAAGACAAAAGAAACTGAAGGTGACAAATAATCATACAAACAAGGCAAGTTTATAACAGTGATAAAATGATTCTTGGTCAAACAACAACATGCATATATCTCCAATAAAGCTTTCCAATCTGGATCTAACATACAAATTCCAATCAACAATTATTCATCGATTAAGATCTTAAAAGATTCCATCCTTTTCCACTATTAAACTGTATGAAAAGGTCAAATCCCGATctaaaattcattaataaataattacaaaattccATCTGCTCATGTGCctaaaacaagaacaaacagtCTAAGTCACATTGAATTTCAACTATAGATCCACCAACAGATAGCATCATCAAATCTCAAAGAACAATTTCTCTCATGACAAAACACATCACATACCTGATCTaaagctaaaaaacaaaaattaaattaaattccaaAAGATATATTTTACCACAACAAGAATCCTTGACGTTCAAGATCTAACTTCAAACATAGCACACATCCTAGTAAACCAAGTCTGGAAAGTCTATAACTTTAAAAAACCTCGAAAAATAAGCTCTAACAGTCCATGTGTCCCAGACCAAAACATGAACCACCTCTCCCATtccaaaattcaataaaacctGTATggtcaacaacaacaaaataatcctaaaaaaaacttttatgccTGAACTATATAAATGATTCCCTGTGATCAAAAGCAAAGTGATCTCAAAGCTTCAGCCTTTACATCAAATTCCCCACGAAActaccaaaaaagaagaagctaactATACAACATATCAGATACGagaacaaaacaagaaatttcagaaaataaaagcaaatggTAGATTACTTACCAGCAAATTCAAAGACCTTAGACATAGGTACAGCTCAAAAAACCCTGAGAGGTAAAATCCACCAAAAAACCCTCCAAAGAGAGCAAAAAAGAGAGAACCCACAAAGATGATCACCAACAAAAAACTGTAAGTATCTTCAAAACAAGAATTCATGAGAGAGTTTTGAGCTAAAAGGACATGGAAACCCTATTAGatagggaaaaaagagagagaaagaagataaaagggaaagaaatgaatgaataaaGTGTGTGTAGCTGATGAAAGGATTTTATTACAGAGAGTTTATGGGTCTTGGTACATGACAATACACCCTAGTACAACTCACATGCAATGTATTTGCACAGAGAAGGTAGGGTTGCTTTGTTATGTTAATATTCTATTACCACTTTGTGATGCATTGAATACAAGATACCACATGGTGGTTttgcttttttctctttctttttctttttttaatttttatttatttaggattgtttGGATAATAATGTTTGTGGGCATGTTTGAGATGAGATGTTGAAATGGGAAGTTCTATTTTTggaattacattcaataaaataaaatattgaaatatttgaataataataacatggagaagaagagacAAGGAAGGTTTTTACTCTATTAATCCATCTTAAAAACATATAGATGATAGAGAAAATAATACCTaccaaaattgataataatatttcaatctctatacttcaatttttttcttattctttttttttttggtttattttttcatgtgaaataaatattgatagttattcttaaaatattctaaaacttatttagaaACAAAGCTTGAACTGGAATTTTGTGGTCAGTTTAAATcttgttttataaaagaaataaggtAATTGTccaaaaatcatctcaacctaaaaattatatgatttatattattttttatcacacTCCCTCAAATGAAGGCTTTCACtctttgggtttgaaacttgcatagaTCTATGTTACCTTGTGTaattaattaagagaatgagggtgttgagatttgaattcgTGACCACTTAGTTAACAAGattttgatatcatatcaaataactttctcaacctaaaaatttacactattaaataagattttaaaatataatttatattattttttaacagtaatcaatgcatatttttttgtgtttaattcaATCAAGATTCATGATCAACTTTGTGGTTAACATATTAATCTTTTAGTTATTTGGGTTTAAAAAGTTTTACCAATATTTATATGATATTGATCGATTTTGTCACATCATTGTATGAATTGTTATTTGATTCTATTGTTCGATTTGTTtgtgtatttaattaatttttcactaTATAAATCTAGAAATAGAAATATGAATAAGGAATgggatttttaaataaatcttgattttaaaaaaatagaaattgtaATTTCATTTGAATCCAAAGAATTTTAATCCTAACCAACCTAAATGTGGGAGTACCTCACATAAATGaatctatttattttgaatcagTATATATCTCAAACATCGATCTCAAAAATAGGTTAGGTAAGTCGAAATCCTCTCCTTTTAATTCTTGATCTTGTTTCaaaatttttctatttctattcaTGGGAGATACCtggttattaaacccggctcgGCGGGTCGACCTGGtagctggaccggtccgggtttaataaaagaccggccGGGGCaacaacccggcaaaacccggtcgacccatGACTCGGGCAAACCCGGAAGacacccggttttttttttcaaatgtggaatttgaaacccattagtatatatactctatgttcccaagaaaaaaattatgttttctcaatgtgggataaaaaacattttgatttaaatacttcaacttaaagaaataacataatatcttttcaatatgggatttgaaaccctttcatatatataatgttcccaagaaaaaagttatgttttttcaatgtgggatttgaaacctattagtatatatactctatgttcccaagaaaaaaaattatattttttcaatgtgggataaaaaaaattttggtttaaatacttcaacttgaAAGGATAACGTAGtatattttcaatgtgggatttgaagccctttcgtatatatattctatgttcacaagaaaaaaattatgttttttcaatgtgggatttaaaacccattagtatatataatctatgttcccaagaaaaaagttattttttcaatgtaggataatgtttttttaaaatatttcaacttaaaagcttaatatagtatctttttaatgtgagataaattttttttttaaaatattcttttaaactttattatttacaatatctagagcctatatttacatgaattttttcttaattttttcatatgaaatattaaagttttaagtatatattttttaatatttacggGTTGATCCAGATTGACCCGGATTGACCTATGAAACCTAAAACCCGGTTCCTTAACCGGGTCAAGCCCAGACCGGGTTTAATAcctatagataaataaatataactcTCAAGGAGGCGGAAATATTTTACGAGTACTATgtgtatataaaattatattttcatagcTAATTTCTAGTAAATTATCTGTAATATTTGCTACTTAATTTCTTCCCATTTATCATTTATGGTTGgatcaactaattattttaagaCCACATGCACCAAGCGCAGACTGTCACTGCCACAACACTTTGACATGCATTACCAATAAAGCAAATTCCAAGTAATTCAACTTCTCCGTTGATTACATGAATCGAAATCTTTCATGtaggtttttaaaatatttttttattttaaaatttatttttaatatcaacgtattaaaacaatctaaaaatataaaataataataataattttttattttaaaatgctcttaaaataaatataaaaacaaacatatttataatCACATAACatagaataataattataaagagAAAAGGCAGCCATCTTTGTCAGATAtaatttggaatttattttaatcagtCCCCGATGCCCACATACTTTAAATTCATTCAACCTAACCGAAAAGTtataatcaacataaaaaataaataaattaataaattaattaaattcaatgtgATGATTGAGAAGAACACATTTCAATGTGGTTTGTGGACTAGGGCAAATTATGTCACAGTGAAAGAGAGTGATGAACACCACTTGATCAAGATTTAAATGATGGGTATCATTGAAAAATCGACCCTCTCTTGCTTCCTTTTCATATAGTTCTTAGCATTTATACTTATTTGACTAAAGACCAGGAAATTAAGGTTAAAATAGAGTAGAAGAATATGAACCTCCCACAACAAATGAGTAAACTATTTCTTTTTCACGGAAGGGATGCGGGTCTTGCGGTCgcgttgatttttttaaaaaatattttttttatttaaaattaaaatttttattatttttagattgtttaaaTAACACCATAGAGAATAAATTTATATCCTCTTTAAAGATCTTAGACTAATAAtacttttgttttctctttaagataaaatttattttatatgctcTTGATTGATGGTACACGTATGATACTAaagttcttattattttatttttaatgtatagtGCTATGACTTCAATTAATCATGATATAATAagcttttttatatcaataaaatttatattcctGAAAAAAACTTCATTCAAGGTATGCAAGTTCTAGGAACTTGAGTGACGAGGCACCCattattataaatctaatttaacaaaatatatagcctGTGTGGTTTTTACTGGCACTGTTTATTATAAAttgctataataaaattattattttatcattgagTGGAAAAATATTGGTGCGGGGgtaatttagtgttttttcagTGATTCATtggtcattaaaaaattatttaggggTATCCGAGTCTTCTCCAAAATttttgcacaataaaattatatttttacccccaaagtcaataaaatttagatcTGTTGATCATagatgtttttatcttttcacaaactttaaaacagtaaaaatactTCTTTACCTTTAAGCCTTTAAGGTAAAAAGGAATAGAGTCATTGATCAagggtttattttgtttttcccttattagGTTATAGTTAAAATACATCTTTGaccttagaaaagacaaaaaaaaaaaaggtatgtaTTTAAGAGTGTTTTTGACATTCCACACGGGTTTATTTGTAATTTCTAGGGTTGTGAGagatgttttggtatttttatgtttagtttttaaattttttattccaaaaagtTGTTGCCGCGTGCTCAATATGCGTTACGCGCATGTGGCGTCCATGCTCTTTGGACGGCGTATGCGACACCACTCGGTAGTCAAACCTGGCCTTCCGTTGTGTCATTGGAAGCGCCACTGCATCCTCTTCCTCCTGGTATGACGCGTGACGGCGGATGATGAGCAGTTTGTCATCGatagttgtttcttttttcttcctccttatTTTCTCTCTACCAGAGAAAGTGcatgtttgttctttttattattattttttatttaattccttatgttttttattgctttatttTTGTCCTTGGTCTTTTtcgaaatttttttatgttttcaatttattccttaaatcacaatttatcatatattatttttaccaattcgctctttattcttttgatttctattttttttcttggctcttttgttaaagttttattggttttcaattttatccttcaatcaaaatttatgttgttttatcttttctaatttagcccttattcttttgatttcttttttttttgttaaagtttttttttcttttcaatttaaccctccaatttaatctttttatgcCCTCTAacaaataagttttattttataaaaaaataattattttgaaataatatttctaatatgtctGACCttgtgtaatgttttttttttccttttttttttattcacttagTTTCAcatgtgtttgtatttttattatcttttattgattttaataaacaaattcaattgaCACAAACATGTAAATGTCTTATGTTACATGatcaaatatctaaatatatatccatctctcaattgttttggtttttcttttagttattgttaatgaattttcttatttatatagatgattatcaacttattttattaaatgtctGGATAAACCTTCTGATTTAcacattgaattttttcttgtaaaaaaacatatcaaaatagaCTATacactccaattttttttcttaaaaaaaatttaggacgGACAACATAGCGCGAGTGgaatattttgtattatatatgttttatctAGTTCTATTCTCTACATCCTCATCTGCCAAAGCTTCAACTTGGTTAATTAACTCATAAGATAATGAACAACTTGAGGATCTTGCTTCATGATTTTCCTTGTACATGCCATGATCCAACATGCTAATTAATTTCCTAATGTCTCCAACTCACACAATTTAATAGTCCCACGTACGTGCATCTAGTCCATTTCATCAAATTTGGTACATCTCCCTAGCCCAAATTGCTTGTAATTATCCCCCAACTTGAGCTTATTATATTTACCTTAATTAATAGgtccatttttatttatacaccCATGTCATGGCATCCAATTCCCAGGCATTTGGCtggaatatgaaaatattccttttattttatttttttttcaaaaacaaagccCATATTTCTTAGATTATAATTTTCCATGCCAAACTAATATTTCTGGCTGGGAGGGAATATTGTGTAATTGTGCCTTGGGGTTTTGGTTCAACCATCCAATTGTTTATGGACACGAAGGCATGTTGTGAGGCTTGATGAGAACCTCCATGCCCAATTTATTCGCACAGTTGGGGGAAAGTGGAAGACAAGGATGATGATAACGTGGATGCATTATCTAATAAGGAAgaggtgttttatatatatatatatatatatatatatatatatatatatatatatatatatatataagattaattttataaataggaaaaaaactgTATAAAAATACGAGAgggtatatttaaaaaaatacaaagacaaaCCGTTGATAATCGGTCCACCGGTTTCCGGGAAGGAAGAGTTATTTATGTACATGGTATGGCCATCTTGATGGCAGAGCTGAAACTCCAGCATCCCATGTTCCTGTGCatgtataattcttttttataaatagcaATTTGcaattttatacaatataataaGTGAGAGAGGAACAATATGATTTAGGCATTACATTTCCTATAGAATATTTGAATTCATGTCGAGGTCAAGAATGGGCATGGaaactttttaaatgattttcgATAATCTTATTAcgttaatatcaaataaaaaatattattttaattaaaaaatcattaacaattcTCAAGGCGAGAGGGATATCATccgggttcgaacctgagaccacatgAGAAACAAATTCCTTAGTcacaagctcttaccactgagtCACTTACTAAATggttcatttttatctttttaattaagaatgtGTTTAAAATTGTGGTAACGGTGacgatttaaaatgtttttcacctataaatacatcaaaatatttttttttattttataaaaattatttttgatattaatatattaaaataataaaaaaataaattataccacGTTTTCAAAAAAAGCTCTAAGCCGGTAGAAGGTATAGGTCCATACCTTCCTATAAAAGCAGGCACCTGGCTTTGTTGACGCTCTCTTCCCCGCCTGCCTGCCCCTTCCTTAAGCGTCCACTTGACAATAATTTTCTCTGAATTTTGTCATATGCATTCCCATGGAATCCACGAGGCCAATATAAAAGCATTTTTGTCACGCTCAAAATCCTTGAATTATATGGACTCACCAACTCAGCAAATCTGGAAATGCATGTACCGGCTCCATTTGACTATTCTTGTACACATCTCGGCTCCAACCTTCCATAAATATTCTATACTTTCTTCTCTTTGTTAAGTTAACCATTGTTAGCTTTTgcttaatcttttatttttatgggatTAAGTGTTgagtttctaaattttttatattattctctaaaaaaAGCAAGCAATCGTAATCCTTACAGCATCCCTTCGAAACTAAGGCATGCCGGCTTACCTTGTCCTATACTTGACAATTGACATTTGCCCACCTACAGGAAGACGACTCCACCGATCACCACCATCTAACTTGAGCTCATCGTCACCCTCTTGTATTTTTCTGAGGGGAATATGCCATTTAGCCAGGGCCCTTTTCTAGCAGGTCTTCGATGAGGTGGTGCTACAGGAAGACTTGCAAGTTTTTTGGCATCAAttccaaaacatatatatttattcattatCAAACATACTCCTGGCTTCGGATTTCTTCAATAAAATGAGTAATCGAATACAGAAAATCATAACTTTTTAGTTTGATGCGGTCTTCAGCCCAATTTTTAGGCCATACTATGCAAACTTGGATCACTCCTAGGGTTATCTGGCACCAGGCGCATAATCTCTATCTAAGATGAGCCTCCTCACAACAATGGCAGGTCGTAAACCTGGAACTAGAGGGATCATACAAAATTAACCACAAAGATCAACTGGCACATGCATTTTGCTTCATTTTAGATATGTGCAAAAACAATTCAAGTTTTTCCTGTGGCAAGCAATTCCAGTGAGGGCTGCTTTAGTTTTGATGCAAACTTGCATACAGATTTACTTTCAATGGAGACATTGGGGAATCCAAACAAGCCCTCAGGGGTGAGGGTGGCCATTCAAGGATGAAGactaatattataaattggACCCAAGTTCGCCAATGGAAAGCCAGGGTGCTGCTACAATGATGATGCCTTGATAGGTTTTACGAAAACTGGTACTGGTAAAAGTACAATGCACTACAGTTTTTTGTCTGTCCAACCCTAAaggttagaaaaaaagaaaaaggcaagcACCTATAAATCTATTTGCACCAAGGAACTGTATGAAAATcaagacaaataaaaatggattcaTTGAAATTTCTGGGCTTATTCAGTCATACAAGCCTTCCTGCTCCCATACATCAACAAGAAAATCCACCATTTCCTGCCATTTGAATCCAATAAGCAATGGGGAATAGTGAACTAGAGTTCCAAACAATAAAGCAGAAACCTGAGAGGGAAGGGACTTACAGCAAGAGGGACAGGTCGAGCAAACGGCTTGTTACTCCCAAGTAGACTCTCGTAGGTGGCATTCCAACTGCAAAACATAAAGAGTAAAGAAAACATGAGCTGACAAAAGGCAAATACGAATGCCATAACATAATTGCAGACAACAAATTCCACAAGGATGTTGTTGCGAGGGTTGTAGTTGGACAAATTACTCCTCTTGAAAGGGCTGTCTGATAGACAAATTCCACAAAGGTGTTGTTGCATTTGCTATAGATAGACCTCACGAGGACACAATCTAAAATGTGATTAACCAAGAATTTGAAAGTCAAGCCACTGTCAAAACTTGGAAAATCTCATGTTAGTATttgaaatttcatataattaactTGCAGCATGGACCGCCCAAACTAAGAAGAATTGCGAGAAAATCACGGTATTTAAATGGCTCCATGCCAACAAATTAGTGCTTCACATACTGGGTCATCAAATGCAAAGAAAGATATTTCACCTTATTGTAGGCTCTCGAACTTGCTTCCTGTTCTGAGTCTTTTTATTTCCAAGCCATTGCTGCCTTGTTTGGTTCCAGAGAAGAAGACCTACAGTCAATACTGCTTCTGTTATTGGGATACTTCACTTGAAGGATGCCTTGGTAAAGAGAAGGGCGAaatgaaaggaaagaagaaaaagacttgCAAAATTCCTGAACACACACAGAACAGCAAAACTTATATAAAGGCTGTAACAGCCCGTAGCCTTGTTACAATTAAGCCAAGTTCCAAGTGGAAAAAAAGGCTAAAGTGGCATGTTAATTGAGAACCCCGCAGAAGTGCACATTACACACAGAGCAGGCAATAATCAACTTAAGCAAAATATTTAGCCAGCAAAAGACTTGAACTTGCCACGATTAACAAATTCAGAAGAGTTGCTAGTGCTTCCAGCATTACTGGGATCAAGCTGCTGGTTTAATGTGCTAATTGATGAAAGGCTTCCTTGGGAATGCATTGTACTATTCTCCATATCACCAGCACTAGTGCTCCAAAAATTGTTCGATTTGCTTGACTTTTTTACTGATCGTTTTTGAACTCTCAGTCCCTTTGATGACGCATCTATCGCAATAATTGTAGGGGGTTTAGCACAGCATCCAAAACAACCTCTGCTCTGTTACAAATCAGGTTTCACCGCAGATATGATTAGCACCAGCTATCAATACTTTGATGCTCAAATGTTCCAGTGGAGGTAAAAAACCGTTGAAGCAccgaaaaagaagaaatgtaaAAGAACTATAAGATATAAATGAATCATACCCTCCCcaacaaaagcaaaataaagaAGATAGCCTTCAACGTTattctaagaaataaaaaatcaatttcagacTTGCAAACGAACCATCCAATAATTCACTCAAAACATAAGCAAAGCTTATTATAATAAACAGCAATAAAAAAGGGTGACCTGCTCAAGATACAAAGGGTACTGTGCAATAGTTGCAAATTGATTTGCAGGAAAAGAACAAtgacatcaaattattttaattgttcacCTGATGATGAGCACAGATACCAACCAAggtaaaattctaaaaaaagagCCAGACGATGTATCTGAAAAGAGTCATGGACATTGCATATCTGATTACCTATATTTTGCTACAAAATTGAATCGACAAAACAACTTGAAATATACAAAAGAACATTCAGCATTTATAGAAACCTTCCATGATAGAAAGCTCTCATCACCATAATTTCCTAGTgccttttttgaaaaaaaaaaaaacaaccaaacaaagaagaacatttagagaaacaaaagaagaaaaaagagaaaaggaaagaatcaTAGATGTAGAGATATGATACATCTTCTGGATAATTCAAGGCTGTGACAAACTATTGACGGAgctaaagggaaaaaaaatattcagaaacATACTTAATCCATCAAAACAAACAGAACACATAATCATTCATCAGAGAAGACACAAACTTGACCACTCAAATGCCCTTGACATGAAATCAGTTCACACCACAGTTCTAAACATGGCACATGTACAAATttctaaacatatataaacacTCTCATAATACAAGCATCGCGTGATTCCAAATTAAACCATTAGTTCATTTCTCAGCTAAtactaaaaagaagaagaagaaacagataaataa includes:
- the LOC7464931 gene encoding uncharacterized protein LOC7464931 isoform X1; its protein translation is MYSRCSFLTQTGRSFGNKPFCSFAVFSGTYFRALLLLGMESFKRKCKAVFSSRGCFGCCAKPPTIIAIDASSKGLRVQKRSVKKSSKSNNFWSTSAGDMENSTMHSQGSLSSISTLNQQLDPSNAGSTSNSSEFVNRGLLLWNQTRQQWLGNKKTQNRKQVREPTISWNATYESLLGSNKPFARPVPLAEMVDFLVDVWEQEGLYD
- the LOC7465387 gene encoding EIN3-binding F-box protein 1, which translates into the protein MSKVFEFAGENDFCPGGPIYTNPKEPSLFLSLGLPVDVYFPSRKRSRISAPFVFSEERFEQKKQASIEVLPDECLFEIFRRLPGGEERSACACVSKRWLILLSSICRDELCSQNRSAVKNTEVKSKIEDEEIEGDGCLSRSLEGKKATDIRLAAIAVGTANCGGLGKLFIRGSNSSQGVTKVGLRAIARGCPSLKVLSLWNLPSVGDEGLSEISNGCHMLEKLDLSQCPAITDKGLLAIAKNCINLTDLVLESCSNIGNEGLQAVGKHCTNLKSISITNCPGVGDQGIAALVSSASNVLTKLKLQSLNITDVSLAVVGHYGKAVTDLVLTSLPNVSERGFWVMGNGQGLHKLKSLTVTSCLGVTDIGLEAVGKGCPNLKQFCLHKCAFLSDNGLVSFAKAAETLESLQLEECHRITQFGFFGSLLNCGANLKAISLVNCFGIRDLKLDLPELSPCNSLRSLSIRNCPGFGDGSLALLGNLCPQLRNVELSGLQGVTDAGFLSVLENCEAGLVKVNLSGCINLSDKVVSVMTEQHGWTLEMLNLDGCRRITDASLVAIAENCFLLYDLDVSKCATTDSGIAAMARSKQLCLQVLSVSGCSMISDKSLPALVKLGQTLLGLNLQHCNAISSSTVDILVERLWRCDILL
- the LOC7464931 gene encoding uncharacterized protein LOC7464931 isoform X2 — encoded protein: MHGSRGCFGCCAKPPTIIAIDASSKGLRVQKRSVKKSSKSNNFWSTSAGDMENSTMHSQGSLSSISTLNQQLDPSNAGSTSNSSEFVNRGLLLWNQTRQQWLGNKKTQNRKQVREPTISWNATYESLLGSNKPFARPVPLAEMVDFLVDVWEQEGLYD
- the LOC7464931 gene encoding uncharacterized protein LOC7464931 isoform X3, which encodes MRLCGLLPPWICHLFACMGGCFGCCAKPPTIIAIDASSKGLRVQKRSVKKSSKSNNFWSTSAGDMENSTMHSQGSLSSISTLNQQLDPSNAGSTSNSSEFVNRGLLLWNQTRQQWLGNKKTQNRKQVREPTISWNATYESLLGSNKPFARPVPLAEMVDFLVDVWEQEGLYD